A window from Drosophila nasuta strain 15112-1781.00 chromosome 3, ASM2355853v1, whole genome shotgun sequence encodes these proteins:
- the LOC132794255 gene encoding glutaminase liver isoform, mitochondrial isoform X7 produces MSKKCIGVFVFNLCKKKLRTPPLLDLVFANRKLSFYDPSSGPKQREEHAKLHREQEQRNAEDVLFDMFASEETGLISMGKFLAGLKTTGIRRTDPRVRELMDNLKKVHKLNNYETGSSAETQHLNRETFKAVVSPNIVLIAKAFRQQFVIPDFSSFTKDIEEIYCNCKSNTLGKLADYIPQLARYSPNFWGVSICTVDGQRFSIGDVDEPFTLQSCSKPLTYAIALEKLGPKVVHSFVGQEPSGRNFNELVLDQNKKPHNPMINAGAILTCSLMNALVKPDMTSAEIFDYTMSWFKRLSGGEYIGFNNAVFLSEREAADRNYALGFYMRENKCFPKRTNLKEVMDYYFQCCSMETNCEAMSVIAASLANGGICPTTEEKVFRPEVIRDVLSIMHSCGTYDYSGQFAFKVGLPAKSGVSGGMMLVIPNVMGIFAWSPPLDDLGNTVRGLQFCEELVNMFNFHRYDNLKHLSNKKDPRKHRYETKGLSIVNLLFSAASGDVTALRRHRLSGMDITLADYDGRTALHLAASEGHLECVKFLLEQCHVPHNPKDRWGNLPVDEAENFNHSDVVEYLKSWAEKVKDAPEECFPEAVTTKTAADEEISTDTVTNPDRSGNTSPVPSEAGFRSPSPVSSESDSTASVASVDKTKPGL; encoded by the exons ATGAGTAAAAAATGCATAGGAGTCTTTGTGTTTAATCTTTGCAAG AAGAAATTGCGAACTCCACCACTATTGGACTTGGTGTTTGCTAATCGGAAATTATCCTTTTATGATCCCAGCTCTGGACCGAAACAACGCGAGGAACATGCCAAACT TCATCGCGAGCAGGAGCAGCGCAATGCCGAGGATGTGTTGTTCGATATGTTCGCCAGCGAGGAGACTGGACTCATATCGATGGGCAAATTTCTGGCCGGACTAAAGACCACAGGAATTCGACGCACCGATCCCCGTGTGCGCGAGTTAATGGACAACCTCAAGAAGGTGCACAAGCTGAACAACTACGAGACGGGATCCTCGGCAGAGACTCAGCATCTAAATCGCGAGACCTTCAAAGC TGTCGTTTCGCCAAATATTGTGCTCATTGCCAAAGCATTCCGTCAGCAGTTTGTGATCCCTGATTTCTCTAGTTTCACCAAGGACATTGAGGAGATCTATTGCAACTGCAAGTCTAATACGCTCGGCAAATTGGCCGATTACATTCCCCAGCTGGCACGCTACAGTCCCAACTTTTGGGGCGTCAGCATCTGCACTGTGGATGGGCAACGCTTCTCCATTGGCGATGTCGACGAGCCCTTCACACTTCAGAGTTGCAGCAAGCCCCTGACCTATGCCATTGCCCTGGAGAAGCTAGGGCCCAAGGTGGTGCATTCCTTTGTCGGCCAGGAGCCGAGTGGTCGCAACTTCAACGAGCTGGTTCTCGATCAGAATA AGAAACCCCACAATCCCATGATCAACGCGGGTGCCATACTTACTTGTTCTTTGATGAACGCACTGGTCAAGCCGGACATGACCTCTGCTGAGATCTTTGATTACACCATGTCATGGTTCAAGCGCTTGTCAGGTGGCGAATACATTGGCTTCAACAATGCCGTGTTCCTCTCAGAACGTGAGGCTGCTGATCGCAACTATGCGTTGGGCTTCTACATGCGGGAGAACAAATGCTTCCCGAAGCGCACCAACCTGAAGGAAGTGATGGATTACTATTTCCAGTGCTGCTCCATGGAAACCAATTGCGAAGCCATGTCTGTGATAGCTGCCAGTCTGGCCAATGGCGGCATTTGTCCCACCACCGAGGAGAAGGTCTTTCGCCCCGAGGTCATTCGGGATGTGCTCTCGATTATGCACTCTTGCGGCACTTACGACTACTCGGGTCAGTTTGCCTTCAAGGTAGGCTTGCCAGCCAAGTCTGGTGTAAGCGGTGGCATGATGCTGGTCATTCCCAATGTGATGGGCATCTTTGCCTGGTCTCCACCTCTGGATGATCTGGGCAACACTGTGCGCGGTCTGCAATTCTGCGAGGAGCTGGTCAACATGTTCAATTTCCATCGCTACGATAACCTGAAGCATCTTTCCAACAAGAAGGATCCTCGCAAGCATCGCTACGAGACCAAGGGTCTTTCCATTGTCAATCTGCTCTTCTCGGCAGCGAGTGGTGATGTCACCGCATTGCGTCGTCATCGCCTCTCGGGTATGGACATCACACTGGCCGACTATGATGGACGCACTGCTCTGCACTTGGCTGCCTCTGAGGGTCACTTGGAGTGTGTGAAGTTCCTGTTGGAGCAATGCCATGTTCCACACAATCCCAAGGATCGTTGGGGTAATCTGCCCGTCGACGAGGCCGAAAACTTTAATCACTCGGATGTTGTTGAGTACCTTAAGAGCTGGGCTGAGAAGGTGAAGGATGCACCCGAGGAATGTTTCCCCGAAGCTGTGACCACCAAAACAGCAGCCGATGAG GAGATTTCAACCGACACTGTAACCAATCCAGATCGCAGTGGCAACACCAGTCCCGTACCTTCAGAGGCTGGCTTCAGGAGCCCCAGTCCAGTGTCCTCGGAGTCGGACAGCACGGCGAGTGTTGCCAGCGTGGACAAAACCAAGCCAGGTCTCTAA
- the LOC132794255 gene encoding glutaminase liver isoform, mitochondrial isoform X5, producing MVLSEEIDALKRQSEDEEAKQREETYRRDKEQETTETAAMIEEIIEGISLQNRRGTIVRTISAIISHREQEQRNAEDVLFDMFASEETGLISMGKFLAGLKTTGIRRTDPRVRELMDNLKKVHKLNNYETGSSAETQHLNRETFKAVVSPNIVLIAKAFRQQFVIPDFSSFTKDIEEIYCNCKSNTLGKLADYIPQLARYSPNFWGVSICTVDGQRFSIGDVDEPFTLQSCSKPLTYAIALEKLGPKVVHSFVGQEPSGRNFNELVLDQNKKPHNPMINAGAILTCSLMNALVKPDMTSAEIFDYTMSWFKRLSGGEYIGFNNAVFLSEREAADRNYALGFYMRENKCFPKRTNLKEVMDYYFQCCSMETNCEAMSVIAASLANGGICPTTEEKVFRPEVIRDVLSIMHSCGTYDYSGQFAFKVGLPAKSGVSGGMMLVIPNVMGIFAWSPPLDDLGNTVRGLQFCEELVNMFNFHRYDNLKHLSNKKDPRKHRYETKGLSIVNLLFSAASGDVTALRRHRLSGMDITLADYDGRTALHLAASEGHLECVKFLLEQCHVPHNPKDRWGNLPVDEAENFNHSDVVEYLKSWAEKVKDAPEECFPEAVTTKTAADEEISTDTVTNPDRSGNTSPVPSEAGFRSPSPVSSESDSTASVASVDKTKPGL from the exons atggTGTTATCCGAAGAAATCGATGCATTGAAACGCCAGAGCGAAGATGAGGAGGCCAAGCAGCGTGAGGAGACCTATAGGCGAGACAAAGAGCAAGAGACAACAGAGACAGCTGCCATGATCGAGGAGATCATTGAGGGTATCTCCCTGCAAAATCGTCGTGGCACAATCGTTCGCACTATTTCCGCAATTATCAG TCATCGCGAGCAGGAGCAGCGCAATGCCGAGGATGTGTTGTTCGATATGTTCGCCAGCGAGGAGACTGGACTCATATCGATGGGCAAATTTCTGGCCGGACTAAAGACCACAGGAATTCGACGCACCGATCCCCGTGTGCGCGAGTTAATGGACAACCTCAAGAAGGTGCACAAGCTGAACAACTACGAGACGGGATCCTCGGCAGAGACTCAGCATCTAAATCGCGAGACCTTCAAAGC TGTCGTTTCGCCAAATATTGTGCTCATTGCCAAAGCATTCCGTCAGCAGTTTGTGATCCCTGATTTCTCTAGTTTCACCAAGGACATTGAGGAGATCTATTGCAACTGCAAGTCTAATACGCTCGGCAAATTGGCCGATTACATTCCCCAGCTGGCACGCTACAGTCCCAACTTTTGGGGCGTCAGCATCTGCACTGTGGATGGGCAACGCTTCTCCATTGGCGATGTCGACGAGCCCTTCACACTTCAGAGTTGCAGCAAGCCCCTGACCTATGCCATTGCCCTGGAGAAGCTAGGGCCCAAGGTGGTGCATTCCTTTGTCGGCCAGGAGCCGAGTGGTCGCAACTTCAACGAGCTGGTTCTCGATCAGAATA AGAAACCCCACAATCCCATGATCAACGCGGGTGCCATACTTACTTGTTCTTTGATGAACGCACTGGTCAAGCCGGACATGACCTCTGCTGAGATCTTTGATTACACCATGTCATGGTTCAAGCGCTTGTCAGGTGGCGAATACATTGGCTTCAACAATGCCGTGTTCCTCTCAGAACGTGAGGCTGCTGATCGCAACTATGCGTTGGGCTTCTACATGCGGGAGAACAAATGCTTCCCGAAGCGCACCAACCTGAAGGAAGTGATGGATTACTATTTCCAGTGCTGCTCCATGGAAACCAATTGCGAAGCCATGTCTGTGATAGCTGCCAGTCTGGCCAATGGCGGCATTTGTCCCACCACCGAGGAGAAGGTCTTTCGCCCCGAGGTCATTCGGGATGTGCTCTCGATTATGCACTCTTGCGGCACTTACGACTACTCGGGTCAGTTTGCCTTCAAGGTAGGCTTGCCAGCCAAGTCTGGTGTAAGCGGTGGCATGATGCTGGTCATTCCCAATGTGATGGGCATCTTTGCCTGGTCTCCACCTCTGGATGATCTGGGCAACACTGTGCGCGGTCTGCAATTCTGCGAGGAGCTGGTCAACATGTTCAATTTCCATCGCTACGATAACCTGAAGCATCTTTCCAACAAGAAGGATCCTCGCAAGCATCGCTACGAGACCAAGGGTCTTTCCATTGTCAATCTGCTCTTCTCGGCAGCGAGTGGTGATGTCACCGCATTGCGTCGTCATCGCCTCTCGGGTATGGACATCACACTGGCCGACTATGATGGACGCACTGCTCTGCACTTGGCTGCCTCTGAGGGTCACTTGGAGTGTGTGAAGTTCCTGTTGGAGCAATGCCATGTTCCACACAATCCCAAGGATCGTTGGGGTAATCTGCCCGTCGACGAGGCCGAAAACTTTAATCACTCGGATGTTGTTGAGTACCTTAAGAGCTGGGCTGAGAAGGTGAAGGATGCACCCGAGGAATGTTTCCCCGAAGCTGTGACCACCAAAACAGCAGCCGATGAG GAGATTTCAACCGACACTGTAACCAATCCAGATCGCAGTGGCAACACCAGTCCCGTACCTTCAGAGGCTGGCTTCAGGAGCCCCAGTCCAGTGTCCTCGGAGTCGGACAGCACGGCGAGTGTTGCCAGCGTGGACAAAACCAAGCCAGGTCTCTAA
- the LOC132794255 gene encoding glutaminase liver isoform, mitochondrial isoform X3 yields the protein MFKGVPTLANLNLRLLKSQVKTPRLTLVNGLVLVRRNKATATSLDIADADPKTDQINLDVYSQEDLLKRARFGHTGKQIQKKIASEKKLRTPPLLDLVFANRKLSFYDPSSGPKQREEHAKLHREQEQRNAEDVLFDMFASEETGLISMGKFLAGLKTTGIRRTDPRVRELMDNLKKVHKLNNYETGSSAETQHLNRETFKAVVSPNIVLIAKAFRQQFVIPDFSSFTKDIEEIYCNCKSNTLGKLADYIPQLARYSPNFWGVSICTVDGQRFSIGDVDEPFTLQSCSKPLTYAIALEKLGPKVVHSFVGQEPSGRNFNELVLDQNKKPHNPMINAGAILTCSLMNALVKPDMTSAEIFDYTMSWFKRLSGGEYIGFNNAVFLSEREAADRNYALGFYMRENKCFPKRTNLKEVMDYYFQCCSMETNCEAMSVIAASLANGGICPTTEEKVFRPEVIRDVLSIMHSCGTYDYSGQFAFKVGLPAKSGVSGGMMLVIPNVMGIFAWSPPLDDLGNTVRGLQFCEELVNMFNFHRYDNLKHLSNKKDPRKHRYETKGLSIVNLLFSAASGDVTALRRHRLSGMDITLADYDGRTALHLAASEGHLECVKFLLEQCHVPHNPKDRWGNLPVDEAENFNHSDVVEYLKSWAEKVKDAPEECFPEAVTTKTAADEEISTDTVTNPDRSGNTSPVPSEAGFRSPSPVSSESDSTASVASVDKTKPGL from the exons ATGTTTAAAGGTGTTCCAACGCTTGCGAATCTTAATCTGCGATTGCTGAAGAGTCAGGTCAAAACTCCACGCCTCACGCTGGTCAATGGCCTAGTGCTGGTGCGACGCAACAAGGCAACGGCTACCTCTCTGGACATCGCCGACGCGGATCCCAAGACCGATCAGATTAATCTCGATGTCTATAGTCAGGAGGACCTCTTGAAACGCGCCAGATTTGGGCATACGGGCAAACAGATTCAAAAGAAAATCGCATCTGAG AAGAAATTGCGAACTCCACCACTATTGGACTTGGTGTTTGCTAATCGGAAATTATCCTTTTATGATCCCAGCTCTGGACCGAAACAACGCGAGGAACATGCCAAACT TCATCGCGAGCAGGAGCAGCGCAATGCCGAGGATGTGTTGTTCGATATGTTCGCCAGCGAGGAGACTGGACTCATATCGATGGGCAAATTTCTGGCCGGACTAAAGACCACAGGAATTCGACGCACCGATCCCCGTGTGCGCGAGTTAATGGACAACCTCAAGAAGGTGCACAAGCTGAACAACTACGAGACGGGATCCTCGGCAGAGACTCAGCATCTAAATCGCGAGACCTTCAAAGC TGTCGTTTCGCCAAATATTGTGCTCATTGCCAAAGCATTCCGTCAGCAGTTTGTGATCCCTGATTTCTCTAGTTTCACCAAGGACATTGAGGAGATCTATTGCAACTGCAAGTCTAATACGCTCGGCAAATTGGCCGATTACATTCCCCAGCTGGCACGCTACAGTCCCAACTTTTGGGGCGTCAGCATCTGCACTGTGGATGGGCAACGCTTCTCCATTGGCGATGTCGACGAGCCCTTCACACTTCAGAGTTGCAGCAAGCCCCTGACCTATGCCATTGCCCTGGAGAAGCTAGGGCCCAAGGTGGTGCATTCCTTTGTCGGCCAGGAGCCGAGTGGTCGCAACTTCAACGAGCTGGTTCTCGATCAGAATA AGAAACCCCACAATCCCATGATCAACGCGGGTGCCATACTTACTTGTTCTTTGATGAACGCACTGGTCAAGCCGGACATGACCTCTGCTGAGATCTTTGATTACACCATGTCATGGTTCAAGCGCTTGTCAGGTGGCGAATACATTGGCTTCAACAATGCCGTGTTCCTCTCAGAACGTGAGGCTGCTGATCGCAACTATGCGTTGGGCTTCTACATGCGGGAGAACAAATGCTTCCCGAAGCGCACCAACCTGAAGGAAGTGATGGATTACTATTTCCAGTGCTGCTCCATGGAAACCAATTGCGAAGCCATGTCTGTGATAGCTGCCAGTCTGGCCAATGGCGGCATTTGTCCCACCACCGAGGAGAAGGTCTTTCGCCCCGAGGTCATTCGGGATGTGCTCTCGATTATGCACTCTTGCGGCACTTACGACTACTCGGGTCAGTTTGCCTTCAAGGTAGGCTTGCCAGCCAAGTCTGGTGTAAGCGGTGGCATGATGCTGGTCATTCCCAATGTGATGGGCATCTTTGCCTGGTCTCCACCTCTGGATGATCTGGGCAACACTGTGCGCGGTCTGCAATTCTGCGAGGAGCTGGTCAACATGTTCAATTTCCATCGCTACGATAACCTGAAGCATCTTTCCAACAAGAAGGATCCTCGCAAGCATCGCTACGAGACCAAGGGTCTTTCCATTGTCAATCTGCTCTTCTCGGCAGCGAGTGGTGATGTCACCGCATTGCGTCGTCATCGCCTCTCGGGTATGGACATCACACTGGCCGACTATGATGGACGCACTGCTCTGCACTTGGCTGCCTCTGAGGGTCACTTGGAGTGTGTGAAGTTCCTGTTGGAGCAATGCCATGTTCCACACAATCCCAAGGATCGTTGGGGTAATCTGCCCGTCGACGAGGCCGAAAACTTTAATCACTCGGATGTTGTTGAGTACCTTAAGAGCTGGGCTGAGAAGGTGAAGGATGCACCCGAGGAATGTTTCCCCGAAGCTGTGACCACCAAAACAGCAGCCGATGAG GAGATTTCAACCGACACTGTAACCAATCCAGATCGCAGTGGCAACACCAGTCCCGTACCTTCAGAGGCTGGCTTCAGGAGCCCCAGTCCAGTGTCCTCGGAGTCGGACAGCACGGCGAGTGTTGCCAGCGTGGACAAAACCAAGCCAGGTCTCTAA
- the LOC132794255 gene encoding glutaminase liver isoform, mitochondrial isoform X6: MSKKCIGVFVFNLCKKKLRTPPLLDLVFANRKLSFYDPSSGPKQREEHAKLEQRRNYSMRPHREQEQRNAEDVLFDMFASEETGLISMGKFLAGLKTTGIRRTDPRVRELMDNLKKVHKLNNYETGSSAETQHLNRETFKAVVSPNIVLIAKAFRQQFVIPDFSSFTKDIEEIYCNCKSNTLGKLADYIPQLARYSPNFWGVSICTVDGQRFSIGDVDEPFTLQSCSKPLTYAIALEKLGPKVVHSFVGQEPSGRNFNELVLDQNKKPHNPMINAGAILTCSLMNALVKPDMTSAEIFDYTMSWFKRLSGGEYIGFNNAVFLSEREAADRNYALGFYMRENKCFPKRTNLKEVMDYYFQCCSMETNCEAMSVIAASLANGGICPTTEEKVFRPEVIRDVLSIMHSCGTYDYSGQFAFKVGLPAKSGVSGGMMLVIPNVMGIFAWSPPLDDLGNTVRGLQFCEELVNMFNFHRYDNLKHLSNKKDPRKHRYETKGLSIVNLLFSAASGDVTALRRHRLSGMDITLADYDGRTALHLAASEGHLECVKFLLEQCHVPHNPKDRWGNLPVDEAENFNHSDVVEYLKSWAEKVKDAPEECFPEAVTTKTAADEEISTDTVTNPDRSGNTSPVPSEAGFRSPSPVSSESDSTASVASVDKTKPGL; this comes from the exons ATGAGTAAAAAATGCATAGGAGTCTTTGTGTTTAATCTTTGCAAG AAGAAATTGCGAACTCCACCACTATTGGACTTGGTGTTTGCTAATCGGAAATTATCCTTTTATGATCCCAGCTCTGGACCGAAACAACGCGAGGAACATGCCAAACT GGAACAGCGACGCAACTATTCGATGAGGCC TCATCGCGAGCAGGAGCAGCGCAATGCCGAGGATGTGTTGTTCGATATGTTCGCCAGCGAGGAGACTGGACTCATATCGATGGGCAAATTTCTGGCCGGACTAAAGACCACAGGAATTCGACGCACCGATCCCCGTGTGCGCGAGTTAATGGACAACCTCAAGAAGGTGCACAAGCTGAACAACTACGAGACGGGATCCTCGGCAGAGACTCAGCATCTAAATCGCGAGACCTTCAAAGC TGTCGTTTCGCCAAATATTGTGCTCATTGCCAAAGCATTCCGTCAGCAGTTTGTGATCCCTGATTTCTCTAGTTTCACCAAGGACATTGAGGAGATCTATTGCAACTGCAAGTCTAATACGCTCGGCAAATTGGCCGATTACATTCCCCAGCTGGCACGCTACAGTCCCAACTTTTGGGGCGTCAGCATCTGCACTGTGGATGGGCAACGCTTCTCCATTGGCGATGTCGACGAGCCCTTCACACTTCAGAGTTGCAGCAAGCCCCTGACCTATGCCATTGCCCTGGAGAAGCTAGGGCCCAAGGTGGTGCATTCCTTTGTCGGCCAGGAGCCGAGTGGTCGCAACTTCAACGAGCTGGTTCTCGATCAGAATA AGAAACCCCACAATCCCATGATCAACGCGGGTGCCATACTTACTTGTTCTTTGATGAACGCACTGGTCAAGCCGGACATGACCTCTGCTGAGATCTTTGATTACACCATGTCATGGTTCAAGCGCTTGTCAGGTGGCGAATACATTGGCTTCAACAATGCCGTGTTCCTCTCAGAACGTGAGGCTGCTGATCGCAACTATGCGTTGGGCTTCTACATGCGGGAGAACAAATGCTTCCCGAAGCGCACCAACCTGAAGGAAGTGATGGATTACTATTTCCAGTGCTGCTCCATGGAAACCAATTGCGAAGCCATGTCTGTGATAGCTGCCAGTCTGGCCAATGGCGGCATTTGTCCCACCACCGAGGAGAAGGTCTTTCGCCCCGAGGTCATTCGGGATGTGCTCTCGATTATGCACTCTTGCGGCACTTACGACTACTCGGGTCAGTTTGCCTTCAAGGTAGGCTTGCCAGCCAAGTCTGGTGTAAGCGGTGGCATGATGCTGGTCATTCCCAATGTGATGGGCATCTTTGCCTGGTCTCCACCTCTGGATGATCTGGGCAACACTGTGCGCGGTCTGCAATTCTGCGAGGAGCTGGTCAACATGTTCAATTTCCATCGCTACGATAACCTGAAGCATCTTTCCAACAAGAAGGATCCTCGCAAGCATCGCTACGAGACCAAGGGTCTTTCCATTGTCAATCTGCTCTTCTCGGCAGCGAGTGGTGATGTCACCGCATTGCGTCGTCATCGCCTCTCGGGTATGGACATCACACTGGCCGACTATGATGGACGCACTGCTCTGCACTTGGCTGCCTCTGAGGGTCACTTGGAGTGTGTGAAGTTCCTGTTGGAGCAATGCCATGTTCCACACAATCCCAAGGATCGTTGGGGTAATCTGCCCGTCGACGAGGCCGAAAACTTTAATCACTCGGATGTTGTTGAGTACCTTAAGAGCTGGGCTGAGAAGGTGAAGGATGCACCCGAGGAATGTTTCCCCGAAGCTGTGACCACCAAAACAGCAGCCGATGAG GAGATTTCAACCGACACTGTAACCAATCCAGATCGCAGTGGCAACACCAGTCCCGTACCTTCAGAGGCTGGCTTCAGGAGCCCCAGTCCAGTGTCCTCGGAGTCGGACAGCACGGCGAGTGTTGCCAGCGTGGACAAAACCAAGCCAGGTCTCTAA